The following are encoded in a window of Conger conger chromosome 19, fConCon1.1, whole genome shotgun sequence genomic DNA:
- the apex1 gene encoding DNA-(apurinic or apyrimidinic site) endonuclease isoform X1 has product MLYLQQAVRVLVCVRVVCLRGLCGDGRIAKMSKRGKKTDDATADVEQDNGAAPEAKKAKKGKEPEAPVLYEDPPDQLTSKDGRAANTKISSWNVDGLRAWVKKKGLDWVREEAPDVICLQETKCAEKSLPNDITSMPEFPHKYWAGSQEKEGYSGVAMLCKTEPLSVTYGIGKEEHDKEGRVITAEFPDFFLVTAYVPNASKGLVRLDYRKTWDVDFREYLSGLDERKPLVLCGDLNVAHQEIDLKNPKGNRKNPGFTAEEREGFTQLLGAGFVDSFRELYPEQANAYTFWTYMMNARSKNVGWRLDYFVLSKALLPSLCDCKIRNKAMGSDHCPITLHLAI; this is encoded by the exons ATGTTATACCTCCAGCAAG CGGTTCgggtgctcgtgtgtgtgcgtgtcgttTGCCTGCGTGGGCTCTGTGGAGACGGAAGGATCGCCAAGATGTCGAAGAGAGGCAAGAAGACTGATGACGCAACTGCAGATGTGGAGCAGGACAACGGTGCAG CCCCAGAGGCCAAGAAAGCCAAGAAGGGGAAGGAGCCGGAGGCCCCCGTGCTGTACGAGGACCCTCCCGATCAGCTGACCAGCAAGGACGGCCGCGCCGCCAACACCAAGATCAGCTCCTGGAACGTGGACGGCCTGCGGGCCTGGGTCAAGAAGAAGGGGCTGGAC TGGGTGCGTGAGGAGGCCCCAGACGTGATCTGCCTGCAGGAGACGAAGTGCGCGGAGAAGTCCCTCCCCAACGACATCACCTCCATGCCCGAGTTCCCCCACAAGTACTGGGCCGGCTCCCAGGAGAAGGAGGGCTACAGCGGCGTGGCGATGCTCTGCAAGACGGAGCCCCTGTCCGTCACCTACGGCATCG GCAAAGAGGAGCACGACAAAGAGGGCCGCGTGATCACCGCCGAGTTCCCCGACTTCTTCCTGGTCACGGCCTACGTGCCCAACGCCAGCAAGGGCCTGGTGCGCCTGGACTACCGCAAGACCTGGGACGTGGACTTCCGCGAGTACCTCAGCGGCCTGGACGAGCGCAAGCCGCTGGTGCTCTGCGGCGACCTGAACGTGGCCCACCAGGAGATCGACCTGAAGAACCCCAAGGGCAACCGCAAGAACCCGGGCTTCACGGCGGAGGAGCGCGAGGGCTTCACCCAGCTCCTGGGGGCCGGCTTCGTGGACAGCTTCCGGGAGCTGTACCCGGAGCAGGCCAACGCCTACACCTTCTGGACCTACATGATGAACGCCCGCTCCAAGAACGTGGGCTGGCGCCTGGACTACTTCGTTCTCTCCAAGGCCCTGCTGCCCAGCCTGTGCGACTGCAAGATCCGCAACAAAGCCATGGGCAGCGACCACTGCCCCATAACCCTCCACCTGGCCATATAG
- the apex1 gene encoding DNA-(apurinic or apyrimidinic site) endonuclease isoform X2 — protein sequence MSKRGKKTDDATADVEQDNGAAPEAKKAKKGKEPEAPVLYEDPPDQLTSKDGRAANTKISSWNVDGLRAWVKKKGLDWVREEAPDVICLQETKCAEKSLPNDITSMPEFPHKYWAGSQEKEGYSGVAMLCKTEPLSVTYGIGKEEHDKEGRVITAEFPDFFLVTAYVPNASKGLVRLDYRKTWDVDFREYLSGLDERKPLVLCGDLNVAHQEIDLKNPKGNRKNPGFTAEEREGFTQLLGAGFVDSFRELYPEQANAYTFWTYMMNARSKNVGWRLDYFVLSKALLPSLCDCKIRNKAMGSDHCPITLHLAI from the exons ATGTCGAAGAGAGGCAAGAAGACTGATGACGCAACTGCAGATGTGGAGCAGGACAACGGTGCAG CCCCAGAGGCCAAGAAAGCCAAGAAGGGGAAGGAGCCGGAGGCCCCCGTGCTGTACGAGGACCCTCCCGATCAGCTGACCAGCAAGGACGGCCGCGCCGCCAACACCAAGATCAGCTCCTGGAACGTGGACGGCCTGCGGGCCTGGGTCAAGAAGAAGGGGCTGGAC TGGGTGCGTGAGGAGGCCCCAGACGTGATCTGCCTGCAGGAGACGAAGTGCGCGGAGAAGTCCCTCCCCAACGACATCACCTCCATGCCCGAGTTCCCCCACAAGTACTGGGCCGGCTCCCAGGAGAAGGAGGGCTACAGCGGCGTGGCGATGCTCTGCAAGACGGAGCCCCTGTCCGTCACCTACGGCATCG GCAAAGAGGAGCACGACAAAGAGGGCCGCGTGATCACCGCCGAGTTCCCCGACTTCTTCCTGGTCACGGCCTACGTGCCCAACGCCAGCAAGGGCCTGGTGCGCCTGGACTACCGCAAGACCTGGGACGTGGACTTCCGCGAGTACCTCAGCGGCCTGGACGAGCGCAAGCCGCTGGTGCTCTGCGGCGACCTGAACGTGGCCCACCAGGAGATCGACCTGAAGAACCCCAAGGGCAACCGCAAGAACCCGGGCTTCACGGCGGAGGAGCGCGAGGGCTTCACCCAGCTCCTGGGGGCCGGCTTCGTGGACAGCTTCCGGGAGCTGTACCCGGAGCAGGCCAACGCCTACACCTTCTGGACCTACATGATGAACGCCCGCTCCAAGAACGTGGGCTGGCGCCTGGACTACTTCGTTCTCTCCAAGGCCCTGCTGCCCAGCCTGTGCGACTGCAAGATCCGCAACAAAGCCATGGGCAGCGACCACTGCCCCATAACCCTCCACCTGGCCATATAG
- the osgep gene encoding tRNA N6-adenosine threonylcarbamoyltransferase: MTVVIGFEGSANKIGVGIVRDGEVLSNPRRTYITPPGQGFLPSETAKHHRAVVLTVLREALQQAGLKPADIDCVAYTKGPGMGAPLVTVALVARTVAQLWGKPLLGVNHCIGHIEMGRLVTRANNPTVLYVSGGNTQVIAYSEHRYRIFGETIDIAVGNCLDRFARVIKISNDPSPGYNIEQMAKKGKEFVELPYTVKGMDVSFSGILSYIEDAAHKMLGSGQCTAEDLCFSLQETLFAMLVEITERAMAHCNSQEVLIVGGVGCNLRLQEMMGTMCKERGAHLFATDESFCIDNGAMIAQAGWEMFRSGHVTELPDSWITQRYRTDEVEVTWRD; this comes from the exons ATGACCGTGGTAATTGGGTTCGAAGGCAGTGCCAACAAGATCGGAGTGGGTATTGTGCGTGATGGCGAGGTCCTCTCAAACCCCAGACGTACTTATATCACTCCACCCGGCCAAG GGTTCCTCCCCAGCGAGACGGCCAAGCACCACCGGGCCGTTGTCTTAACCGTCCTGAGGGAGGCGCTGCAGCAAGCAGGCCTGAAACCTGCCGACATCGACTGCGTGGCCTACACAAAGG GTCCAGGGATGGGAGCCCCGCTGGTGACCGTGGCCCTGGTGGCCCGGACGGTGGCCCAGCTGTGGGGCAAGCCCCTCCTGGGGGTGAACCACTGCATCGGGCACATCGAGATGGGACGCCTGGTCACCCGCGCCAACAACCCCACCGTGCTGTACGTCAGCGGGGGGAACACGCAG GTGATTGCTTACTCGGAGCACCGCTACAGGATATTCGGGGAGACCATCGACATCGCCGTGGGAAACTGCCTGGATCGCTTCGCCAGGGTTATTAAG ATCTCAAACGATCCCAGCCCTGGATACAACATCGAGCAGATGGCCAAGAA GGGTAAGGAGTTTGTGGAGTTGCCCTACACAGTGAAAGGAATGGACGTATCCTTCTCTGGAATTCTGTCCTACATCGAG GATGCCGCTCACAAGATGCTGGGCTCGGGTCAATGCACCGCTGAGGACCTGTGCTTCTCTCTGCAG GAGACCCTGTTTGCCATGCTGGTGGAGATCACGGAGCGGGCCATGGCGCACTGCAACTCCCAGGAGGTCCTCATTGTCGGCGGAGTGGGCT GTAATCTGCgcctgcaggagatgatgggaACGATGTGCAAGGAGAGAGGAGCACATCTCTTCGCCACAGACGAGAG CTTCTGCATCGATAACGGAGCGATGATCGCGCAGGCCGGCTGGGAGATGTTCCGGTCGGGTCACGTGACCGAGCTGCCGGACTCCTGGATCACCCAAAG GTACAGAACCGATGAGGTGGAAGTCACGTGGAGAGACTGA